In Tamandua tetradactyla isolate mTamTet1 chromosome 7, mTamTet1.pri, whole genome shotgun sequence, the following are encoded in one genomic region:
- the LOC143690067 gene encoding olfactory receptor 6C2-like: MRNGTVTTFILLGLTNDPKLLVLIFTFLFLTYMLSITGNLTIISLIILDYHLKTAMYFFLQNFSFLEISFTSACIPRYLYNIATGDKFITYNACASQVFFTDLFAITEFFLLAAMSYDRYVAICKPLHYATIMSSAVCRRTVLCCWIAGLLIVIPPLSLGLNLEFCDSNIIDHFICDAYPLLKIACSNTWFMEQTIIICAVLTLIITLMCVVLSYIYIIKTILRFPSVQQKKKAFSTCSSHMIVVSITYGSCIFVYIKPSAKESVAINKGVTVLTTSIAPLLNPFIYTLRNKQVKQAFRDSVNRIVMFSEK, encoded by the coding sequence ATGAGAAATGGTACGGTAACAACATTCATTCTGCTGGGACTGACAAACGATCCAAAACTGCTGGTTCTGAtatttacctttctttttctcacttaTATGTTGAGCATAACTGGAAACCTTACAATCATCTCCCTTATCATATTGGATTATCACCTTAAAACAGCCATGTACTTTTTCTTACAAAACTTCTCCTTTTTAGAGATCTCATTCACATCTGCATGCATTCCCAGATATTTGTATAACATAGCAACAGGTGACAAGTTCATTACCTATAATGCTTGTGCTAGCCAAGTATTTTTCACTGACCTCTTTGCAATAACAGAATTTTTTCTCCTGGCAGCCatgtcctatgaccgctatgtggccatctgcaaacCTCTGCATTATGCGACTATCATGAGCAGTGCAGTCTGCAGAAGAACTGTCCTTTGCTGTTGGATAGCTGGCCTGTTGATTGTAATCCCCCCACTTAGCTTGGGCCTAAATCTGGAATTCTGTGATTCTAATATCATTGATCATTTTATCTGTGATGCATATCCCCTCCTGAAGATCGCTTGTTCAAACACTTGGTTCATGGAGCAGACGATCATAATCTGTGCTGTGTTGACTCTCATTATAACACTTATGTGTGTTGTTTTGTCCTACATTTATATAATCAAGACAATATTAAGATTTCCCTctgtccagcaaaagaaaaaagccttTTCCACCTGTTCTTCCCACATGATTGTTGTTTCTATCACCTATGGCAGCTGCATCTTTGTCTATATCAAACCTTCAGCTAAAGAGTCAGTGGCAATTAACAAGGGTGTAACAGTGCTCACAACTTCCATCGCCCCTTTGCTGAACCCCTTCATTTACACCCTCAGGAACAAGCAGGTAAAACAAGCCTTCAGGGACTCAGTCAATAGAATTGTAATGTTTTCTGAGAAATAA